In one window of Zestosphaera sp. DNA:
- the metG gene encoding methionine--tRNA ligase produces the protein MGRWVVTSAWPYINSVPHLGNMIGSVLSADVYARFLRMMGEDVVFVSGSDEHGTVIEVEARKKNVPPEELTSSSHDYIVKLWKLWDISFDNYTRTESKTHKEFVREFMLRVFRNGFIEEKVQVIPYCPKDEIYLPDRFVEGICPYCGFEGARGDQCDNCGRLLEAEQLISPKCVFCRSTPIFKNRKHWFFRLDKFEESILEWITKHDLLDENVKNFTKSWIETTGLTPRSLTRDNKWGIPSPFPGSEDKTIYVWFDALLGYISATKEFFVKLGKESEWVKYWLDNEAKTAYFIGKDNIPFHAVILPALLMATQEPYVLPTLISATEYLMYEGRKFSKSRRVGVWIDEALKIVDNADYWRYSLIRMRPEDKDTNFKWSEFVRFVNNELNDHIGNFIHRVLTLIHRFFEGVVDEVVLTDSTDIEFRKYVDEVWASYKSLMYRARLREASELVVKLSEKGNQYVNVKAPWAKIKENVDEVKSTLNVGFTAVLTLSIMLYPITPHSSKKLLKTINVDDEGIVIRNHPLELVKLPHKINKPEQVFTKIPQKLVDILLDDSKREQYLERVRSELNNERPEVLRF, from the coding sequence ATGGGTAGGTGGGTAGTTACTTCAGCATGGCCATACATAAACTCCGTGCCTCACTTAGGCAACATGATAGGCAGTGTTTTGTCAGCTGACGTTTACGCTAGGTTTCTCCGGATGATGGGTGAGGACGTAGTCTTCGTAAGCGGTAGTGATGAACACGGTACGGTCATAGAGGTTGAGGCTCGTAAGAAGAACGTTCCGCCTGAAGAATTAACTAGCTCTTCACATGATTATATAGTGAAACTCTGGAAGTTGTGGGATATATCCTTCGACAACTACACTAGGACTGAAAGCAAGACTCATAAAGAGTTTGTCAGAGAATTTATGTTGAGAGTCTTTAGAAACGGTTTTATTGAAGAGAAAGTTCAGGTAATTCCTTACTGTCCTAAAGACGAGATATACTTGCCTGACAGATTCGTAGAGGGCATATGCCCCTACTGTGGTTTTGAGGGAGCTAGGGGGGATCAATGCGATAACTGCGGCAGACTCCTAGAAGCTGAGCAGTTAATTAGCCCTAAATGTGTCTTTTGTAGGTCTACCCCGATCTTCAAAAACAGAAAACACTGGTTTTTCAGACTAGATAAGTTCGAGGAGAGCATACTTGAGTGGATAACAAAACATGACTTGCTAGACGAGAACGTGAAAAACTTTACTAAGTCTTGGATAGAAACGACAGGCTTAACTCCTAGATCACTTACACGAGATAATAAGTGGGGTATCCCATCACCTTTCCCAGGCTCTGAAGACAAAACTATATATGTCTGGTTTGACGCGTTACTGGGTTACATCTCAGCTACTAAAGAGTTTTTCGTTAAGCTAGGCAAGGAGAGCGAGTGGGTTAAGTACTGGCTTGACAACGAAGCTAAGACTGCTTACTTCATAGGTAAAGACAACATACCGTTCCACGCAGTAATACTCCCGGCATTACTCATGGCTACTCAAGAACCCTACGTCTTACCCACGCTAATCTCAGCTACTGAGTACCTGATGTATGAGGGGAGGAAGTTTAGCAAGAGTAGGAGAGTTGGTGTCTGGATTGACGAAGCACTTAAGATAGTTGATAACGCAGATTACTGGAGATACTCGCTCATAAGAATGAGGCCGGAAGATAAAGACACAAACTTTAAATGGTCTGAGTTCGTGAGATTCGTTAATAACGAGCTTAACGACCATATAGGAAACTTTATTCATAGAGTGCTGACGCTAATACACAGGTTCTTCGAGGGAGTAGTTGATGAGGTAGTGTTAACGGACAGTACAGACATAGAGTTCAGGAAGTACGTTGATGAGGTTTGGGCTTCCTACAAATCCCTAATGTATAGGGCTAGACTCAGAGAAGCTAGTGAACTAGTAGTTAAGCTGAGTGAGAAGGGGAATCAGTACGTTAACGTTAAGGCTCCCTGGGCTAAGATCAAGGAAAACGTCGATGAAGTCAAGAGTACCTTAAACGTGGGCTTTACGGCAGTCTTAACACTCAGCATCATGTTATACCCTATAACACCTCATTCATCTAAAAAACTACTCAAAACAATAAATGTAGATGATGAGGGGATAGTCATCAGGAATCATCCTCTAGAGCTGGTTAAGCTACCTCATAAAATAAATAAGCCAGAGCAAGTCTTTACTAAGATACCGCAAAAACTAGTTGATATTCTGTTAGACGACTCTAAAAGAGAACAATACTTAGAGCGAGTACGTAGTGAGTTAAATAATGAGAGGCCAGAAGTCCTGAGATTCTGA